The Fibrobacter sp. UWB2 genomic interval GCATTTTGCCTGCGAAAAATGCACAGGATGGACTAGTTTATACGAGCCGAGGCGTGCTCCGCTACAAGGGCGCGAAATTTGCGCACCAACACGATTTGCCGCTCGACCCGAACTGCGATTGCTATTGCTGCCGTAACTATAGCCGTGCGTATTTGCGCCATCTGTTCAAGGAAAAGGAACCGCTTGGCTGGACGCTTGCGGCGATTCATAATTTGCATTTCTACATCCATTCGATGAAGTCCGTGAAAGCCCATATCGCAGATGATACTTTTGAAGAATGGGCGGACGAGCAAATCAAGATTCTGCAGCAGAGCGCTGAGTAGATTTTTTTATAAATTGAAAGTATGCTAGAATTTCGAATTCCAGAACTTTCAGATCGAGAAAATGCGGCGAGGGCGGTGGCTGAATCCGGTTATATCGGGAGTGATGCTGCGTTTGCAAGCCTTTTCTTGTGGCGCAAAAAATACGGCACACTGATGGCGTTACAAAATGGTTTCCTCTTCCGCTATTATCAAGGCGAGGGGAGCCGTCGCGGTTACGCATTCCCGCTTGGGGCCGAAGACCCGCGTGAAGCGCTTGACGCCATTGTTCAAGATGCGAAAGAATCGGGACGTCCGTTGGAATTCTGCTTGGTTGATGAAACTCGTGCGCATATCCTTTGGGATTATTTTAAGAAGTCCATCCAGTTTGTAAATGACCGTGGCGATAGCGATTACATTTATTCTGCGGAAAGTCTTGCGACTCTTGCTGGAAATACGTATCGCAAAAAGCGAAACCATATTTCGAAATTCAACCGTTCGTATGAACATTATGAACTGCGCGAAATTACCGCTGATAACTATGCGGATGCTCTCGAAGTTGAGAAAAAGTGGCTGCAAAATTCTATGTCGGGCGATGAGCCTTGTGAACCGACATGCGAATGCGAAGAAGCTGCTTGGGCAGAACGGTCTACAGATGAAAAGTCGCGTATGGCTGAGCTTTGTGCAATAGAAGAAGCGCTTAAGAATTTTGATGCGCTTGGCTTGAAAGGCGCAATCCTTTATGTGAATAATGCTCCTGTTGGCATGACAATCGCTTCTGAAATTGCTCCCGGTGTCTGGGATGTCCATTTCGAGAAGGTCATTGGTGAGTATGCGGATAATGGCGGCTATGCCGTTATCAATAAAATGTTTGCAGAAACGCTTACTGGTGTAAAACTTATCAATCGCGAAGAAGATATCAATATCGAAGGACTCCGCAAGGCAAAACTTTCGTATTACCCGCTTATTATTTTGGATAAATGCCATGCTCTCCAAAGTGCTTTCTAAATCATCTTGCGCATCGTGTAAGTTTTGCTGTTCCTTTAGGCGAAAGAGCCTTTGGGAAACACCTCTTTTTCCGCATGATATTGCAGAAAAATTAAGTCGCGAAAATGAATATGGTGTGGTGGGCGAGTTCCGCATGTCTCAAACGGTGCAGGGAGTGCGCTTTGGCCGCTTGATTCTCGAAAATAATTATCGTACGGATGATCCCGAAGAAGAAGTGCCTTGCACATTCTTGGATCCGCAAAAAGGTTGCATTTTGAAGGGTGAAGACAAACCGTTTGATTGCAGTATTTGGCCTCTTAGAATCATGGATAAGAACGGTGAACTTGTTATTGCGCTTACGCCTACGTGTCCAACAATTGGAGCAACGCCGGGTAGAAATCTTGTGGATCTCGTAAAATCGGGTCTTGGTGAAAAAATTTACGAGTATGCCAAAATACACCCCTACATTATCAAGGAATACCGTGAGGGCTTTCCGATTATCGGGTAGAAATTTGGGTCATGTAATATTTTTTTGAATCAAAAAACATAAATATGGATACTTGTGGATGGCGGATTGCTGTCAGATTATTTCTATTTTTGGCTTATTCTTTGTAGTCGTTGTTTTAGTGTTTTTGGAAGACCCTGATGATCAGTATTACTAAGCTTTTGATGGACTCCCCGAATTTTGGGGATTCTCTTCGTTATCAACCTCATGCGCACAAGGCGACAAATGGTGTGGGCGCAGGACGTGGCCCGGTGGTGGTGTGGAACTGCACCAAGACTTGCAACCTGAAGTGTGTGCATTGCTATGCCCGTTCAGAGGCAATCAAGTACCAGAACGAACTTACGCACGAAGAGGGAATCAAGCTTATTGATCAGCTTGCGGATTTCCATGTCCCGGTGATTTTGTTCAGCGGTGGCGAACCGCTTTTGCGCCCGGACTTTTTTGAACTCGCAAACTATGCGGCAAGCAAGGGCATCCGCCCGACGATTTCGACGAACGGCACCTGCATCACGCCGGATGTGGCTCAGAAGCTCAAGGCGATGGGCGTTGGCTATGTGGGCATCAGCTTGGATGGTTGCGAAGAAACTCACGACAAGTTCCGCGGCAAGCAGGGCGCGTACCAGATGGCTTTGCGTGGAATCCGCAATTGTGTGGCGACGGGCCAGAAGGTTGGACTCCGCTTCACGATTACAAAGTACAACTATCAAGACCTGAACGCTATTTTCGATTTGCTCGAAGCGGAAAACATTGATAGAGTTTGTTTCTATCACCTTGTCTATAGCGGTCGCGGAAGCGCAATGGTCGATAACGACTTGAATCATGAAGAAAGTCGCAAAGTGATGGACTTGATTATTGACCGCACGTTGGACTTTAAGAAGCGCGGTGTGAACAAAGAAATTTTGACGGTCGATAACCATGCCGATGCCGTTTATCTGTACCAGCGCATGAAGCGTGAAGACCCGGAACGCGCCGAAAAGATTTTGGATTTGATTAAGATGAACGGTGGCAACCGCAGTGGCATGGCATTTGGCAATATCGATAGCATCGGTAATGTGCATCCGGACCAGTTTACGCAATATATCACGCTTGGTAACGTTCGCGAACGCAGTTTCGGAGACATTTGGACAGACTTGTCAAATCCGATTATGGCTGGCCTCAAGAACCGCAAACCGCTTTTGAAGGGGCGTTGTCCGAAGTGTGCTTACTTGAATTTGTGCAACGGCAATTTCCGCACGCGTGCCGAAGCCGTTACTGGTGACTTCTGGGCTGAAGATCCGGCTTGCTATTTGACGGATGAGGAAATTGGGCTGTAACGCCTCTCGCGATGTGCCGCAAATGCTGAGTCAAAAACTTCTCGCGATTATTCAAGACGGCTTTCCGTTAGTGGAACGCCCGTATAAAGCGCTTGCGGAAATGTTGAACGTTTCAGAACAAGACGTTTTTGATGAAGTTGAGAAAATGCGCGCTTCTGGCGTAATTCGCCGTATTGGAGGCGTGTACGATTCCAAAAAACTCGGCTTTATTTCAAGGCTTTGTGCAGGGAAAGTACCTGCTTCGTCGCTTGATTTTTCGGCAGAACCGCATTCGCAAACGCCGATGGAAAAGTTCGCTGCAGTCGTG includes:
- a CDS encoding DUF2156 domain-containing protein — translated: MLEFRIPELSDRENAARAVAESGYIGSDAAFASLFLWRKKYGTLMALQNGFLFRYYQGEGSRRGYAFPLGAEDPREALDAIVQDAKESGRPLEFCLVDETRAHILWDYFKKSIQFVNDRGDSDYIYSAESLATLAGNTYRKKRNHISKFNRSYEHYELREITADNYADALEVEKKWLQNSMSGDEPCEPTCECEEAAWAERSTDEKSRMAELCAIEEALKNFDALGLKGAILYVNNAPVGMTIASEIAPGVWDVHFEKVIGEYADNGGYAVINKMFAETLTGVKLINREEDINIEGLRKAKLSYYPLIILDKCHALQSAF
- the nirJ1 gene encoding putative heme d1 biosynthesis radical SAM protein NirJ1, whose product is MISITKLLMDSPNFGDSLRYQPHAHKATNGVGAGRGPVVVWNCTKTCNLKCVHCYARSEAIKYQNELTHEEGIKLIDQLADFHVPVILFSGGEPLLRPDFFELANYAASKGIRPTISTNGTCITPDVAQKLKAMGVGYVGISLDGCEETHDKFRGKQGAYQMALRGIRNCVATGQKVGLRFTITKYNYQDLNAIFDLLEAENIDRVCFYHLVYSGRGSAMVDNDLNHEESRKVMDLIIDRTLDFKKRGVNKEILTVDNHADAVYLYQRMKREDPERAEKILDLIKMNGGNRSGMAFGNIDSIGNVHPDQFTQYITLGNVRERSFGDIWTDLSNPIMAGLKNRKPLLKGRCPKCAYLNLCNGNFRTRAEAVTGDFWAEDPACYLTDEEIGL